Proteins encoded by one window of Arachis hypogaea cultivar Tifrunner chromosome 1, arahy.Tifrunner.gnm2.J5K5, whole genome shotgun sequence:
- the LOC140178506 gene encoding uncharacterized protein, translating into MFAWTPADMPGIDPNIICHKLAINPSVRPIAQKKRRFGTDKRAASLEETTKLLSAGFIRELRYSTWLANVVMVKKNNETGKQQHPVYFVSKSLQNAEVRYLKLEKLALALVITARRMRHYFQSHTIVVRTEQPLRQILMKPELAGRLIKWSIELSEYDIQYQSKGAIKSQALADFIAELTLDEQDPKNSIWTLYVDSTSNNKGSGAGILLENEHGATLEQSLQFTFHASNNQAEYEALIAGLGLAHTMGITQLNVKCDSLLVVQQVTGNFQVKDPLLEKYNTIVNNLVNNFQKFNISHIPREKNDRADILSKLATTRSQNTIPVLSQLMLEEPSVMPISSVSQEDDWRSPFITYLQTAEAANKIILQSLKKKLEDSKGEWAELTPEVLWSYNTTEQSSIRETPFRLVYGCNAMMPIEVSLQNTRTTNISEKDNIENRKAELDLVEEDRDKSALHQLAAKRAITRKYNKKLKPRTFLAGDLVLRKVEVIRKPQGHCKLSTNWEGPFPNPTSYR; encoded by the exons ATGTTCGCATGGACTCCAGcagacatgccagggatagaccccAACATCATTTGCCATAAGTTGGCCATCAACCCATCGGTCCGACCTATAGCTCAGAAGAAAAGACGCTTCGGCACGGACAAAAGGGCAGCCTCCCTTGAGGAAACCACAAAACTGCTCAgtgccggcttcatcagagaactCAGATACTCCACCTGGTTAGCCAACGTGGTAATGGTAAAAAAGAATAATG AAACAGGAAAGCAGCAACACCCGGTATACTTCGTCAGCAAATCTCTTCAGAATGCTGAGGTTCGATACCTGAAGTTAGAAAAACTGGCCCTGGCTCTTGTGATAACAGCCAGACGCATGCGACACTACTTCCAAAGCCATACCATCGTGGTCAGAACCGAACAACCCCTAAGACAGATATTGATGAAGCCTGAGCTAGCAGGAAGATTAATCAAATGGTCGATCGAGTTGTCAGAATATGACATCCAATACCAGTCCAAAGGAGCCATCAAATCACAAGcactagccgacttcattgcagaactCACTTTAGACGAACAAGATCCTAAAAATAGCATATGGACACTATATGTCGACAGCACCTCAAACAACAAGGGTTCCGGAGCAGGAATACTCCTCGAGAACGAACATGGAGCAACATTAGAGCAatctttgcaatttactttccacgCAAGCAACAATCAAGCAGAGTACGAAGCTCTAATAGCAGGATTGGGACTGGCTCATACAATGGGCATCACGCAGTTAAACGTGAAATGCGATTCCCTTCTTGTGGTACAACAAGTAACAGGTAACTTCCAGGTAAAAGACCCATTACTAGAGAAATACAATACCATTGTTAATAACCTCgtcaacaattttcaaaaatttaatatatcCCATATACCTCGTGAAAAAAATGATAGAGCAGATATCCTTTCGAAATTAGCAACAACCAGAAGTCAAAATACAATACCTGTACTATCTCAACTAATGCTTGAAGAACCTAGTGTTATGCCAATTTCGAGTGTTTCACAGGAAGACGACTGGAGATCCCCCTTCATAACCTACTTGCAAACAG CCGAAGCTGCCAATAAGATCATTTTGCAGAGCCTTAAAAAAAAGCTCGAAGACTCAAAAGGAGAATGGGCCGAGCTTACTCCTGAAGTGCTATGGAGCTATAACACAACTGAACAATCATCAATAAGGGAAACCCCCTTTAGGTTGGTCTACGGATGCAACGCCATGATGCCCATTGAGGTATCCCTACAAAATACCAGAACTACAAACATCAGTGAGAAGGACAACATCGAAAACAGAAAAGCCGAGCTCGACCTCGTAGAGGAAGATCGAGACAAATCAGCACTACATCAACTAGCAGCTAAACGAGCTATAACTCGAAAATACAATAAGAAACTCAAACCGAGGACCTTCTTGGCGGGAGATCTAGTTCTTAGGAAAGTCGAAGTCATACGAAAGCCACAAGGACACTGCAAGCTAAGCACTAACTGGGAAGGCCCTTTTCCGAATCCAACAAGTTATCGGTAA